TATACTTGCAACAAGTACACCTAATGAAGTGAAACAAGCTATTGAGAATGAAAACGATACTTACCTTACTAAATTCCCAGGTATCGGTAAGAAAACTGCAAGACAAATAGTGCTTGATTTAAAAGGCAAAGTTCAAATTACAGAAGAAAATAGTGACACACTATTAAATGTGATGAATGATTCTAATGCTAATGAATCTATGATTAAGGAAGCTATGTTAGCTTTAGAAGCGTTAGGTTATTCAAAACGTGAGTTATCTAAAGTTGAAAAGGTTCTAAAACAATCTAATATGGATTCAGTTGATGAAGCTGTTAAAATCGGATTACAAACATTAGTGTCATAAAAAACCTAACATCAAAATGAAAGGGGGAAATATTATGGATGAAAGAATGGTCGACCAAGCTGCACATAATGAAGAATCTGACTTCGAATTATCTTTACGACCAACTAAATTAAAGCAGTACATTGGTCAATCTTCCATTAAAAATAATTTAGAAGTATTCATTAAAGCAGCTAAATTGAGAGAAGAGCCTTTAGATCACGTTCTCTTATATGGTCCCCCTGGGTTAGGTAAAACAACTTTATCTAATATAATAGCCAATGAAATGGACGTTAACATTAGAACAGTATCTGGCCCTTCATTAGAGCGTCCTGGAGATTTAGCAGCAATTTTATCTGGATTACAACCAGGAGATGTGTTGTTCATTGATGAAATACATCGTTTAAGTAGTGTTGTTGAAGAAGTATTATATCCCGCGATGGAAGACTTTTTCCTAGACATCATTATAGGTAAAGGTGATGAAGCACGTAGTATTCGTATTGATTTACCACCTTTTACACTGGTTGGTGCTACAACACGTGCTGGAAGTTTAACTGGACCTTTAAGGGATCGATTTGGCGTCCACTTACGACTTGAATATTATAATGAAGCAGATTTAAAAGAAATTATAATAAGAACTGCTGAAGTACTAGGAACAGATATAGATGAAGAGAGTGCGATAGAGTTAGCAAAACGATCTAGAGGTACACCACGTGTAGCAAACCGTTTATTAAAAAGAGTGAGAGATTTTCAACAAGTAAATGAAGATGATCAAATCTATATTGAAACTACAAAGCGTGCATTAAAACTATTACAAGTTGACGATTATGGATTAGATTATATTGATCACAAAATGATGAATTGTATATTAAATCAATATAAAGGTGGACCTGTCGGACTTGATACAATTGCAGTGTCTATTGGTGAAGAACGAATAACTATCGAAGATGTTTATGAACCTTTCTTGATTCAAAAAGGTTTCTTAGAACGTACACCTCGAGGTAGAAAAGCAACACCATTGGCGCATGAACATTTTGGCAATTCTAATGAAATGAGGGAGTAAGTTGAATATTGAAGATTTTGACTACGATTTACCTGAATCTCTAATCGCACAAACGCCTTTAAAAAATAGAGACCAAAGTAGATTGTTAGTATTAAATAGAAATAATGGAAATATGGAACATCTACATTTTAAAGATGTGATTAACTATTTTAATCCTGGTGATACGCTTGTTTTAAATGATACTAGAGTTATGCCCG
The DNA window shown above is from Staphylococcus sp. M0911 and carries:
- the ruvB gene encoding Holliday junction branch migration DNA helicase RuvB, with translation MDERMVDQAAHNEESDFELSLRPTKLKQYIGQSSIKNNLEVFIKAAKLREEPLDHVLLYGPPGLGKTTLSNIIANEMDVNIRTVSGPSLERPGDLAAILSGLQPGDVLFIDEIHRLSSVVEEVLYPAMEDFFLDIIIGKGDEARSIRIDLPPFTLVGATTRAGSLTGPLRDRFGVHLRLEYYNEADLKEIIIRTAEVLGTDIDEESAIELAKRSRGTPRVANRLLKRVRDFQQVNEDDQIYIETTKRALKLLQVDDYGLDYIDHKMMNCILNQYKGGPVGLDTIAVSIGEERITIEDVYEPFLIQKGFLERTPRGRKATPLAHEHFGNSNEMRE
- the ruvA gene encoding Holliday junction branch migration protein RuvA, producing MYAYIKGKLTQLFPTHVVVDVNGVGYEIQTPNSYRFQKYLDKEVQIFTSLIVREDAQLLYGFINEEEKDMFLSLIKVTGIGPKSALAILATSTPNEVKQAIENENDTYLTKFPGIGKKTARQIVLDLKGKVQITEENSDTLLNVMNDSNANESMIKEAMLALEALGYSKRELSKVEKVLKQSNMDSVDEAVKIGLQTLVS